The following proteins are encoded in a genomic region of Fusarium oxysporum f. sp. lycopersici 4287 chromosome 1, whole genome shotgun sequence:
- a CDS encoding arginyl-tRNA synthetase: MAATTCSVSGIENLLGRVGLDTPIPEFPGADIVHNPQDIFRVYLADTLEKLLHCDRMVAYDAIQTSNVTGMGDLVIVAPRLRLKDVKPEDLVKDLLQKLPRTPPFGCPLRDGIRLQVYFSPNTLPRLLLSYISDRSTSYGYDTSLGLTDPASPDGSKKKVIVEYSSPNMASEFQVSHLRSTLIGTYIANIYASMGWDVVKMNYLGDWGKQIGLLAAGWERFGSENEFAKQPLRHLLEVNHKIQDLFKPEMEECKIAKAKGQDVTDIESRGLYAERDIFFKKMEDKEPEAIAVWQRFRDATVRDYTDSYAQLGVTFDEYSGESQVTAESIAEVEQILKDKGIYEEHEDSWKIDFPKHDAKGLSLAVLRYRNGTTSYLLRDLAAVFDRYKKHKFDKMIYAVAMEQEMHFHRVTKTLELMGRHDLAERIQHVPFAKINGLPEELKEAALLSDYLDGCRSMSHAGLDEDDEEASYVDKSENSVRQLSLAGLFIQDHYHKRTTSYAIDPKKMISLEGETGAAIQNCYARLLAQLGSEPTQFDYTTLDHTSLETADYSELLRILLQYPDAVHGSFKTLEPSFIVGYLLRLVDQLMLTLDDDDEKDWAGLEAANEARLALYENTRQVFENALRLLGVAPWSP, translated from the exons ATGGCAGCAACTACTTGTTCCGTCAGCGGCATCGAGAACCTTCTTGGGAGGGTAGGACTGGATACACCAATCCCGGAGTTCCCTGGCGCAGACATTGTGCACAATCCGCAGGACATCTTTCGAGTCTATCTTGCCGATACGCTGGAAAAGCTCCTTCACTGCGATCGGATGGTTGCCTATGATGCCATACAGACCTCTAACGTCACGGGAATGGGCGACCTTGTAATTGTTGCTCCAAGGCTTAGACTCAAGGATGTCAAGCCTGAAGATTTGGTGAAAGATCTTCTCCAGAAA TTACCAAGAACACCACCATTTGGATGCCCTCTACGTGACGGTATTCGCTTGCAAGTGTATTTCTCGCCCAATACTCTCCCTCGCCTCTTACTGTCATACATCAGTGACAGGAGCACCTCGTACGGATATGACACATCACTCGGTTTGACCGATCCTGCTTCGCCCGATGGATCGAAGAAGAAAGTCATCGTGGAATACTCGTCCCCGAATATGGCGAGCGAGTTTCAGGTGTCGCATTTACGTAGCACCCTGATTGGCACATATATCGCTAATATTTATGCTAGCATGGGATGGGATGTTGTGAAGATGAACTACCTAGGGGATTGGGGGAAACAGATTGGTCTTCTTGCAGCTGGTTGGGAGAGGTTTGGTTCAGAAAATGAGTTTGCTAAGCAGCCACTTCGCCACCTCCTTGAAGTAAACCACAAGATACAGGATCTCTTCAAGCCAGAGATGGAAGAATGCAAGATTGCAAAAGCTAAAGGACAAGACGTCACCGATATTGAGTCACGGGGCTTGTATGCTGAGCGagacatcttcttcaagaaaATGGAGGACAAAGAGCCAGAAGCAATCGCAGTATGGCAACGGTTTCGTGATGCTACCGTCAGGGACTACACCGATTCGTATGCGCAACTCGGAGTAACGTTTGATGAGTACTCTGGGGAGTCGCAGGTGACTGCCGAGTCTATCGCCGAAGTGGAACAGATCTTGAAGGACAAGGGCATATACGAAGAGCACGAAGACTCGTGGAAAATCGATTTTCCTAAACACGACGCAAAAGGACTTTCACTTGCAGTACTACGATACCGAAACGGGACGACTTCTTACTTGCTACGCGATCTTGCTGCAGTGTTTGACCGATACAAGAAACACAAGTTTGACAAGATGATCTATGCCGTTGCAATGGAGCAAGAAATGCACTTCCACCGAGTTACCAAGACTCTTGAGCTCATGGGGAGACATGATCTTGCAGAGCGCATTCAACACGTACCATTTGCCAAGATCAATGGCCTCCCAGAAGAACTCAAGGAAGCTGCACTGCTGAGTGACTACCTGGACGGCTGCCGATCGATGTCGCATGCTGGtcttgacgaggatgacgaagaagcGTCCTATGTGGACAAGTCTGAAAATTCAGTGAGGCAACTCAGTCTTGCTGGTCTCTTCATCCAGGATCATTATCACAAGCGAACTACATCATATGCGATCGATCCCAAGAAGATGATATCTCTTGAAGGAGAGACAGGTGCGGCCATCCAGAACTGCTACGCCCGATTACTAGCACAGTTAGGATCAGAGCCCACGCAGTTCGATTATACCACTTTGGATCATACTTCACTGGAAACAGCAGACTATTCTGAGCTTTTACGCATACTCCTGCAATATCCAGATGCTGTCCATGGCTCCTTTAAAACACTGGAGCCATCGTTCATTGTCGGATACTTATTACGACTTGTCGATCAATTGATGCTAACtcttgacgacgacgatgagaagGATTGGGCCGGCCTCGAAGCTGCTAATGAAGCGAGACTCGCACTCTACGAGAATACAAGACAGGTTTTCGAGAATGCGCTTAGGCTTCTTGGCGTGGCACCATGGAGCCCATGA
- a CDS encoding stress-induced-phosphoprotein 1 (At least one base has a quality score < 10) has protein sequence MASADELKALGNKAIAEKNFDEAVAKFTEAIAIQPDNHILYSNRSAAYASKKDWEHALKDAEKTTEIKPDWAKGWGRKGAALHGQGDLLGANDAYEEGLKHDANNAQLKSGLASVKKAMEAEVGGPQDPSGGLGQMFNDPQLIQKLASNPKTSGFLADPSFMAKLQSIKDNPSNASEIFSDPRLLTVMGVLMGVDLEMREREVDPNAESQDSPMPDAPPAPKQPEPKKAPEPEPEPELDEEALEKKKKKEEADKEKALGTENYKKRNFDEAIAHYTKAWETFKDITYLNNLGAAYFEKGDYDKAIEACTKAVEEGREIYADFKLIAKSYARIGTSYERKGDLEKAVENYNKSLTEHRTPDVLNKLRAAERAKTEAGKKAYIDPAKAEEAREEGNKKFKEMDFPGAVAAYTEMTKRAPDDPRGYSNRAAAFVKLFEFPSALEDCDTAIKKDPTFIRAYIRKAQAYFGMRKYSECVDACTEAQRVDQEHHNGANAREIEQQQQKALSAMYSARDNETEEQTRERLMKDPEIMGLMQDPVMQSILQQAQSDPAALQEHMRNPGVRSKIQKLIAAGVIRVGR, from the exons ATGGCTTCCGCGGACGAGCTTAAGGCTCTAGGTAACAAGGCCATTGCCGAGAAGAACTTCGACGAGGCTGT CGCAAAGTTCACCGAGGCTATTGCCATTCAGCCCGATAACCACATTCTATACAGCAACCGATCTGCTGCTTACGCTTCAAAGAAGGATTGGGAACATGCTCTGAAGGATGCCGAGAAGACCACCGAGATCAAGCCTGACTGGGCCAAGGGTTGGGGACGTAAGGGTGCTGCTTTGCACGGACAAGGCGACCTTCTAGGTGCCAATGATGCGTATGAGGAGGGATTGAAGCATGATGCCAACAACGCCCAGCTCAAGAGTGGTCTGGCTTCAgtcaagaaggccatggAAGCCGAAGTTG GAGGACCTCAAGATCCCAGCGGTGGCCTCGGCCAAATGTTCAACGACCCTCAGTTGATTCAGAAGCTCGCCTCAAACCCCAAGACGAGCGGTTTCCTCGCCGACCCCTCATTCATGGCCAAGCTCCAATCGATCAAGGACAACCCTTCAAATGCTTCTGAGATCTTCAGCGACCCCCGTTTGTTGACAGTCATGGGTGTGTTGATGGGTGTTGATTTGGAGATGCGCGAGCGTGAAGTCGACCCCAACGCTGAATCTCAGGACTCTCCCATGCCCGATGCCCCACCAGCTCCCAAGCAGCCCGAGCCCAAGAAGGCCCCTGAGCCCGAACCCGAGCCCGAGCTGGATGAGGAGgctctcgagaagaagaaaaagaaggaggaggccgATAAGGAGAAGGCCTTGGGTACCGAGAACTACAAGAAGCGTAACTTTGACGAGGCTATTGCACACTACACTAAGGCCTGGGAGACCTTCAAGGATATCACTTATCTGAACAACTTGGGAGCTGCTTATTTCGAGAAGGGTGACTACGATAAGGCCATCGAGGCCTGCaccaaggctgttgaggagggaCGTGAGATCTACGCCGACTTCAAGCTCATTGCCAAGAGTTACGCTCGTATCGGTACATCTTATGAGCGCAAGGGAGACTTGGAGAAGGCCGTCGAGAACTACAACAAGTCCCTTACCGAACACCGAACTCCTGATgtcctcaacaagctccGTGCTGCTGAGCGTGCCAAGACTgaggctggcaagaaggcCTACATCGACcctgccaaggctgaggaggctcGTGAGGAGGGTaacaagaagttcaaggaaATGGACTTCCCTGGTGCCGTTGCTGCCTACACAGAGATGACCAAGCGAGCTCCCGATGACCCTCGTGGTTACAGCAACCGAGCCGCTGCCTTTGTCAAGCTCTTCGAGTTCCCCAGTGCTCTCGAGGACTGTGACACGGCTATCAAGAAGGACCCTACCTTCATCCGAGCTTACATCCGCAAGGCTCAGGCCTACTTCGGCATGCGCAAGTACTCTGAATGTGTGGACGCCTGCACCGAGGCCCAACGCGTTGATCAGGAGCACCACAACGGTGCTAACGCTCGCGAGATcgagcaacagcagcagaagGCTCTCTCGGCCATGTACTCTGCCCGTGATAACGAGACGGAAGAACAGACTCGAGAGCGTCTGATGAAGGACCCCGAG ATCATGGGACTCATGCAAGACCCCGTGATGCAATCGATCCTCCAGCAGGCCCAGTCGGACCCCGCTGCTCTTCAGGAGCATATGAGAAACCCTGGTGTGCGGTCCAAGATTCAGAAGCTGATCGCTGCTGGCGTTATCCGGGTGGGTAGATAA
- a CDS encoding stress-induced-phosphoprotein 1 (At least one base has a quality score < 10) → MEAEVGGPQDPSGGLGQMFNDPQLIQKLASNPKTSGFLADPSFMAKLQSIKDNPSNASEIFSDPRLLTVMGVLMGVDLEMREREVDPNAESQDSPMPDAPPAPKQPEPKKAPEPEPEPELDEEALEKKKKKEEADKEKALGTENYKKRNFDEAIAHYTKAWETFKDITYLNNLGAAYFEKGDYDKAIEACTKAVEEGREIYADFKLIAKSYARIGTSYERKGDLEKAVENYNKSLTEHRTPDVLNKLRAAERAKTEAGKKAYIDPAKAEEAREEGNKKFKEMDFPGAVAAYTEMTKRAPDDPRGYSNRAAAFVKLFEFPSALEDCDTAIKKDPTFIRAYIRKAQAYFGMRKYSECVDACTEAQRVDQEHHNGANAREIEQQQQKALSAMYSARDNETEEQTRERLMKDPEIMGLMQDPVMQSILQQAQSDPAALQEHMRNPGVRSKIQKLIAAGVIRVGR, encoded by the exons atggAAGCCGAAGTTG GAGGACCTCAAGATCCCAGCGGTGGCCTCGGCCAAATGTTCAACGACCCTCAGTTGATTCAGAAGCTCGCCTCAAACCCCAAGACGAGCGGTTTCCTCGCCGACCCCTCATTCATGGCCAAGCTCCAATCGATCAAGGACAACCCTTCAAATGCTTCTGAGATCTTCAGCGACCCCCGTTTGTTGACAGTCATGGGTGTGTTGATGGGTGTTGATTTGGAGATGCGCGAGCGTGAAGTCGACCCCAACGCTGAATCTCAGGACTCTCCCATGCCCGATGCCCCACCAGCTCCCAAGCAGCCCGAGCCCAAGAAGGCCCCTGAGCCCGAACCCGAGCCCGAGCTGGATGAGGAGgctctcgagaagaagaaaaagaaggaggaggccgATAAGGAGAAGGCCTTGGGTACCGAGAACTACAAGAAGCGTAACTTTGACGAGGCTATTGCACACTACACTAAGGCCTGGGAGACCTTCAAGGATATCACTTATCTGAACAACTTGGGAGCTGCTTATTTCGAGAAGGGTGACTACGATAAGGCCATCGAGGCCTGCaccaaggctgttgaggagggaCGTGAGATCTACGCCGACTTCAAGCTCATTGCCAAGAGTTACGCTCGTATCGGTACATCTTATGAGCGCAAGGGAGACTTGGAGAAGGCCGTCGAGAACTACAACAAGTCCCTTACCGAACACCGAACTCCTGATgtcctcaacaagctccGTGCTGCTGAGCGTGCCAAGACTgaggctggcaagaaggcCTACATCGACcctgccaaggctgaggaggctcGTGAGGAGGGTaacaagaagttcaaggaaATGGACTTCCCTGGTGCCGTTGCTGCCTACACAGAGATGACCAAGCGAGCTCCCGATGACCCTCGTGGTTACAGCAACCGAGCCGCTGCCTTTGTCAAGCTCTTCGAGTTCCCCAGTGCTCTCGAGGACTGTGACACGGCTATCAAGAAGGACCCTACCTTCATCCGAGCTTACATCCGCAAGGCTCAGGCCTACTTCGGCATGCGCAAGTACTCTGAATGTGTGGACGCCTGCACCGAGGCCCAACGCGTTGATCAGGAGCACCACAACGGTGCTAACGCTCGCGAGATcgagcaacagcagcagaagGCTCTCTCGGCCATGTACTCTGCCCGTGATAACGAGACGGAAGAACAGACTCGAGAGCGTCTGATGAAGGACCCCGAG ATCATGGGACTCATGCAAGACCCCGTGATGCAATCGATCCTCCAGCAGGCCCAGTCGGACCCCGCTGCTCTTCAGGAGCATATGAGAAACCCTGGTGTGCGGTCCAAGATTCAGAAGCTGATCGCTGCTGGCGTTATCCGGGTGGGTAGATAA
- a CDS encoding nitric oxide dioxygenase, whose protein sequence is MALSYQQTRLIRGTIPALTDHGERITTIFYRNMLRDHPELNDYFNTVNQANGRQPRALTAVILSYANNINHITELIPKMERMCHKHCSLGIKPEHYAIVEKYLIAAFAEVLGPAMTPQVREAWMKAYWMLAKMLIGREAQLYRDFGKWQGYRKFRIEKKVEESDDIYSFYLVPVDGKRLPPFQPGQYVSVQVPIADKGYVQSRQYSLSEAPRPDYYRVTVKRDEGLHMTRSGRYLGGDALNPGVVSNLLIDMKDEGDIVELTHPAGEFYLDMSNTSNVPIVLISAGVGVTPMMSILNTVSERQPHRPVSWIHGSRRSVPFYDQVRRIARNRPSFRTNIFKTHLAESDVYGVTYDHDFRMDLAKVDKEDLYLCNSSTEYYICGPEQFMLEMAEYLKAQKVDAPRMHFELFSTGDMEFKVDTLSIGSASRATSINSDEARCPSSGAISTNGATCPFS, encoded by the coding sequence ATGGCTCTGTCATATCAACAAACCAGGCTCATCCGGGGCACCATCCCCGCCCTCACCGACCACGGAGAGCgcatcaccaccatcttcTACCGCAACATGCTCCGTGATCACCCCGAGCTCAACGACTACTTCAACACCGTCAACCAGGCCAACGGTCGCCAGCCTCGTGCCCTCACCGCCGTCATCCTCAGCTACGCCAATAACATCAACCACATCACAGAGCTCATCCCCAAGATGGAGCGCATGTGCCACAAGCATTGCTCCCTGGGCATCAAGCCAGAGCATTATGCCATCGTCGAGAAGTATCTCATCGCTGCCTTCGCAGAAGTCCTCGGTCCTGCCATGACACCCCAGGTCAGAGAGGCTTGGATGAAGGCATACTGGATGCTTGCCAAGATGCTCATCGGTCGTGAGGCTCAGCTCTATCGTGACTTTGGCAAGTGGCAGGGCTACCGTAAGTTCCGTatcgagaagaaggttgaggagtCTGATGATATCTACTCCTTCTACCTCGTTCCTGTCGACGGAAAGCGTCTTCCTCCCTTTCAGCCCGGTCAGTATGTTTCTGTTCAGGTACCCATCGCCGACAAGGGCTATGTCCAGTCTCGCCAGTACTCCCTGAGCGAGGCTCCTCGACCTGACTACTACCGCGTTACCGTCAAGCGAGACGAGGGACTTCACATGACCCGCAGCGGTCGATATCTCGGAGGCGATGCCCTCAACCCCGGTGTTGTCTCCAACCTCCTTATCGACATGAAGGACGAGGGTGATATCGTTGAGTTGACTCACCCTGCTGGCGAGTTCTACCTCGACATGTCCAACACGTCCAACGTTCCCATTGTCCTCATCTCTGCCGGTGTCGGTGTCACTCCCATGATGTCCATCCTCAACACCGTTTCCGAGCGCCAGCCTCATCGTCCCGTCTCCTGGATCCACGGCTCCCGCCGCTCCGTTCCCTTCTACGACCAAGTCCGCCGTATCGCCCGTAACCGCCCCAGCTTCCGCACTAATATCTTCAAGACCCATCTCGCCGAGTCCGATGTCTACGGCGTGACCTACGACCACGACTTCCGCATGGATCTTGCCAAGGTCGACAAGGAAGATCTCTACCTTTGCAACAGCTCTACCGAGTACTACATTTGCGGCCCTGAGCAGTTCATGCTCGAGATGGCTGAGTATCTCAAGGCTCAAAAGGTCGATGCCCCTCGCATGCATTTTGAGCTCTTCAGCACTGGTGACATGGAGTTCAAGGTCGATACCCTGAGCATCGGCTCTGCGTCAAGGGCAACTTCCATCAACAGCGACGAGGCCAGATGCCCTAGCTCTGGAGCCATCTCTACGAATGGTGCTACTTGCCCCTTCTCATGA
- a CDS encoding small nuclear ribonucleoprotein G produces the protein MAPAQPELKKYLDKRLFVQLNGSRKVIGILRGYDVFLNIVLDEAVEEKDGGEKERIGMVVIRGNSVVMLEALERIGGDDRRGDR, from the exons ATGGCGCCCGCACAAcctgagctgaagaag TACCTCGACAAGAGACTGTTCGTCCAGCTGAACGGCAGCCGAAAGGTCATCGGTATCCTCCGAGGTTACGAT GTCTTCCTGAACATTGTCCTCGACGAAgcggtggaggagaaggatggaggagagaaggagagaattGGCATGGTT GTCATCCGTGGTAACTCGGTAGTAATGCTCGAGGCTCTCGAAAGAATTGGCGGCGATGACCGACGTGGAGACCGATAA